The genomic segment TTCTTATATGCCGGAGGTGTCTTGGGAAGATACTCCTTGCCGTATTTTTCTTCTATAAAAACCCGTGCAGCCTCCTGGGCCTCTGTGGATATCCTGACCGAATCAGTCCTCATGTACGTAATCAGGCCAACCGAGCCTTCTTCACCAAGCTCAATCCCTTCGTAAAGCTGCTGTGCAACAACCATGGTCTTCTTTGGCGTAAATCTGAGCTTTCTGGAGGCCTCCTGCTGAAGGGTACTGGTAATAAAGGGTGGAGAGGGCTTACGTTTCCTGAGTTTTTTCTCTATCTTCTCAAGCACATAGGTCTTTGTCTTCAGTTCTTCGACGAGGGCCTCTGCCGTTGTCTTGTCTTTGATAAGGAATTCATTCTTCTCACGGTTTATTACATGCTTCTCTTTATATTTAAAGAGTCTTGCCTTGAACTCGGGAGGCACGGAACCCTCAAAGAGACCCCCTATGTTCCAGTATTCAGTGGGCTTGAAAGCCTCTATATCCCGTTCCCTCTCCACGATGATCCTTACGGCAACAGACTGCACACGGCCCGCACTCAGTCCCCTCCGCACCTTTCTCCACAGGAGAGGACTCAATCCGTAGCCCACAAGCCTGTCCAGAATCCTTCTTGCCTGCTGGGCATCCACCTTGTTCATATCAACCTTGCCAGCGTTTTTGACGGCATCACGCACTGCCTTTTCTGTAATCTCGTTAAAGGTAATCCTGTATATCTCCTTACCGTCGGCCTTGCCGGATTTACCTCCTCCGGCCTTCTTTAACTCTTCAACTATATGCCAGGCTATTGCCTCACCCTCCCTGTCCGGGTCAGGCGCAAGATAGACAACATCCGCCTCCCTGGCAGCCTTTCTCAATTCCTTGATAATCTTCTCCTTCCCGGGAATAACAACATAGCTGGGAGAAAAATCCTTCTCCACATCAACGCCGAGCTCTTTGGCAGGAAGGTCCCTGACATGACCGACTGATGCCTTTACGGAAAAACCCTTGCCCAGGATCTTGTTTATCGTCTTGGCCTTTGCAGGTGACTCTACTATTACAAGTGATTTCATTCTCAATACCTCTTTAATTTAAAGTAAACATCTGTTGCAAATGTTCCGGTAATCAGTGCCATATAACGCTTTTACCATTACCATAAACAAGGGCATAAATCTCTTCTGTCTCAAGCCCGCTATTCTTCATAAAGAGATATACCACCACTGACTTTATGGTATCCAGATCCTCGTCCCCTATCAAACGGCTCTTCTCAAGAATCCGCAGCTCATCATTTACCTTGAAGAGATTAATGTCCGACATCTCAAGTTTCACGATAATATCATCAAATTCATTCTCTTCTTCAAGCGAATCACCGTTTATTACCTTCACAATCTCCATAAACTTTCTATACACTCCTGAAACCTCCTAATAGTTCTTTAAAGACGAAAAGCGCATGGCGCATGGCGTTAAAATCCCGTATCCTGCACGCTTTGCTCTATGCTCTATGCGTCTTAGTCCTCTCCATTGCTCCATCACTCCAGGTTTCATCCCCTACATCTCAAGATAAAACTTTTTACCTCCTGACTGCTTAACAATCCCTTTGAGCTCAAGGGTTGTAAGAATTCCAAGCACCCTGTAGGAGGGCAAACCACTCTGTCTTGTCAGTTCATCAATATGTAACGGCTCCAGAGACAATTTCTCTGTAATACTCTTCTCCTCTTCAGTTAAGGTGACTGCGCACCTTTTTCTCTCCCTTATAAAACCCTTAAGCTGCGGAGCCAGTTCCTCTATTATATCAGCTGCCTTTTCCACGAGACGCGCCCCCTGCCTGATAAGGGCATTGGTCCCCGAAGACCTCGTTGAGGTTATCATTCCGGGGACGGCAAAGACCTCACGACCCTGCTCAAGTGCGTAACGGGCTGTTATAAGTGTGCCGCTGTCACCTGTGGCCTCAACAACAAGGACACCAAGGGAGAGACCGCTTATCAGACGGTTCCTCCGCGGAAAGTTCTCCCGCTCCGGTTTGGTACCCAGGGGGTACTCACTGATAACAGATCCATTTGCCTCTATCATCTTCATCAGCCCGGCGTTCTCAGGAGGATAAGGGACATCCAGTCCTGAACCAAGAACGGCAATGCTCCTGCCACCCTTTCTCAGGGCCGCCTTATGTGCCACTGTATCAATTCCCCGT from the Nitrospirota bacterium genome contains:
- the dprA gene encoding DNA-processing protein DprA produces the protein MENDQWKMTNDLIYWIALSSIKDIGPARMRNLLNTFGLPEAVFKATPRGLKSVEGVGERRALAIKSFKDWGRIEGILKKCEALGVKIIRYSDPSYPCFLKEISDSPLIFYAMGDIKEEDRFSIAVVGPRRPTDYGVRVTDMIAGELGRLGMTVVSGMARGIDTVAHKAALRKGGRSIAVLGSGLDVPYPPENAGLMKMIEANGSVISEYPLGTKPERENFPRRNRLISGLSLGVLVVEATGDSGTLITARYALEQGREVFAVPGMITSTRSSGTNALIRQGARLVEKAADIIEELAPQLKGFIRERKRCAVTLTEEEKSITEKLSLEPLHIDELTRQSGLPSYRVLGILTTLELKGIVKQSGGKKFYLEM